A region of Allocoleopsis franciscana PCC 7113 DNA encodes the following proteins:
- a CDS encoding two-partner secretion domain-containing protein, which produces MGCFLRQSRHRALWITSSIGLCLVTTSSLAQSQIVPDITLPNNTVVTPNGNTSLIEGGTRVGSNLFHSFQDFSVPTGSEAVFNNALDIQNIFSRVTGGNISNIDGTLRSQGIANLFLINPKGIIFGANAQLNLGGSFIASTANSVKFSDSSEFSATNPQVPPLLTINVPIGLQFGSNPGSILNQSQGSNNAGLQVPPGQTLGLVGGDLSLNTGNLTAFQGRIELGSVASPGLVSLTPTATGLVLGYEGIQTFGNIELSGAAVNASGLGGGTIQLRGGQVSLTQGSRLVADTFGNFNGGGIDIQANQFRMQEGAFVSTSTFGSGAAGNLTVRADTVELTGTTPFVTSQQLLTGTFNPLSLSDGLYSLSVGSGKAGDMTIDASQLKVQNGANLFTPALLNGNGGNLTFRVSELAEFSHGTLVFTGTAGTGNAGNINLTAKQLRLLDGSSLSTTPGPTSTGTGGSITVTANTVEMRGTPAGVAVPGGLFTTALGKGDAGDIRVSTHQLVVADGTQISTSTAGAGRGGDLTVTADTVELSGISADGRFIGGLLSSTSLLTVPGQPGNSSAGNLTVTSRRLTVQNGAQISGATGSGGTAGTLNVNASESVDVSGFATGVAPSVEAVSFGIIGDGIVPSAIETNTRGAGKAGDLTIQTGRLTVRDGAEIGVRSTATGLPGDLNVRADSILLDNQGRMSATSILGQGGDIDLQVKQDLVLRNGSQISTQAGTEDTGGGNGGNITIKAGVLALFEKSSINANAFQGAGGNIRITTQGIFVSPDSSITASSTLGVNGVVEINQLGADPSQGLVELPVEVVDVTGLVATGCSADSGSSFVVTGRGGLPEDPTQTLRGQTVWRDLRPPRRVGREDTQRKRRDLATTHPQSPLVEATGWVRNAKGEVELVAHAPDVTPQNPWSRPPDCQTFNSQR; this is translated from the coding sequence ATGGGCTGTTTTTTAAGGCAATCACGCCATCGTGCCCTCTGGATCACTAGCAGTATTGGCTTGTGTTTGGTCACTACATCTAGCCTAGCCCAGTCCCAGATTGTACCAGATATCACGCTACCAAACAATACAGTTGTTACTCCTAACGGCAACACCAGCCTGATTGAGGGAGGGACTAGAGTCGGTAGCAATTTATTCCATAGCTTTCAAGACTTTTCTGTTCCCACAGGTTCAGAGGCTGTTTTTAACAACGCTTTAGATATTCAAAACATCTTCAGTCGCGTCACCGGAGGGAACATCTCTAATATTGATGGTACGCTGCGTTCTCAAGGCATAGCTAACCTATTTTTGATTAATCCTAAGGGCATTATTTTTGGCGCTAATGCTCAGTTAAATCTGGGTGGTTCTTTTATCGCTAGTACAGCTAATAGCGTCAAATTTTCTGATAGCAGTGAATTCAGCGCCACCAATCCCCAAGTTCCACCTTTGCTAACCATTAATGTCCCGATTGGCTTACAATTCGGGTCAAATCCAGGCAGTATTCTCAACCAATCTCAGGGTAGCAATAATGCCGGTCTTCAGGTGCCGCCCGGTCAAACGCTGGGGCTTGTGGGCGGTGATTTGAGCTTGAACACAGGAAACCTGACGGCATTCCAAGGACGGATTGAACTGGGTAGCGTCGCCAGTCCTGGTTTAGTTAGCCTGACGCCTACCGCAACCGGTTTGGTCTTGGGATATGAAGGTATCCAGACGTTTGGGAACATCGAACTATCTGGCGCGGCAGTCAATGCCAGTGGCTTAGGCGGGGGTACGATTCAATTGCGGGGAGGGCAAGTGTCCCTGACTCAAGGTTCTAGGCTGGTCGCTGATACCTTTGGTAATTTTAACGGTGGGGGTATCGACATACAGGCCAATCAGTTCCGAATGCAAGAGGGAGCCTTTGTGTCTACATCTACCTTTGGTTCGGGTGCGGCAGGAAATCTGACTGTCCGCGCTGATACGGTAGAACTGACCGGAACGACTCCTTTTGTCACATCGCAACAGCTACTGACAGGAACCTTTAACCCCCTCAGCCTTAGTGATGGTTTGTATAGCTTGAGCGTGGGTAGCGGCAAAGCTGGGGATATGACAATTGACGCGAGTCAGTTGAAAGTTCAAAACGGTGCCAACCTATTTACCCCAGCTTTGCTCAATGGCAATGGAGGAAATTTAACTTTTCGGGTTTCTGAGTTAGCCGAATTCAGCCATGGTACCCTCGTGTTTACAGGAACGGCTGGCACGGGCAATGCAGGCAATATAAACCTTACCGCTAAGCAGTTACGACTCTTAGATGGCTCCTCCCTGAGTACCACTCCAGGGCCTACCAGTACAGGTACAGGGGGCAGTATCACCGTAACGGCTAATACGGTAGAAATGAGGGGAACTCCCGCCGGAGTCGCGGTTCCTGGGGGCTTATTTACGACAGCGCTGGGTAAGGGCGATGCGGGTGATATCCGTGTTAGCACCCATCAGCTTGTGGTTGCCGACGGCACCCAAATTTCAACCTCGACGGCGGGGGCGGGGCGAGGCGGTGATTTGACTGTCACGGCTGATACAGTCGAACTCAGCGGTATATCGGCTGATGGTCGGTTTATAGGGGGGTTGCTCTCGTCTACCTCGCTGCTGACTGTACCAGGGCAACCTGGGAATTCTTCAGCAGGGAACTTAACGGTTACTTCGCGGCGATTGACGGTGCAAAACGGTGCCCAAATTTCAGGGGCAACGGGTAGTGGTGGAACCGCAGGAACATTAAATGTAAATGCGTCTGAGTCTGTTGATGTCAGCGGCTTTGCGACAGGTGTTGCTCCTTCTGTCGAAGCGGTTTCTTTCGGCATCATTGGTGATGGCATTGTGCCTAGCGCCATCGAAACGAATACCCGTGGTGCGGGAAAGGCAGGTGACTTGACGATTCAAACTGGGCGGTTAACGGTTCGGGATGGAGCAGAAATCGGTGTCAGAAGTACAGCTACAGGGTTACCGGGCGACCTGAACGTCAGGGCTGACTCTATCTTGCTGGACAATCAAGGACGGATGAGTGCAACCAGTATCTTAGGTCAAGGTGGGGATATTGACTTGCAAGTAAAACAAGATTTAGTGCTGCGTAACGGCAGTCAAATCTCCACTCAGGCTGGCACTGAGGATACAGGCGGTGGCAATGGGGGCAATATTACCATCAAGGCTGGTGTTTTAGCGCTTTTTGAGAAAAGCAGCATTAATGCCAATGCCTTCCAAGGCGCTGGCGGGAATATCCGCATTACAACTCAAGGAATTTTTGTGTCCCCCGATAGTTCGATTACAGCGAGTTCAACCTTGGGAGTCAATGGTGTGGTGGAAATTAACCAACTGGGTGCTGACCCCTCTCAGGGATTAGTGGAATTGCCGGTTGAGGTCGTTGATGTGACAGGGTTAGTTGCCACGGGATGCTCGGCTGACAGTGGGAGTAGCTTTGTTGTTACTGGACGAGGCGGTTTACCCGAAGACCCGACTCAGACGCTTAGAGGTCAGACCGTTTGGCGGGATTTACGCCCTCCAAGAAGGGTAGGGAGAGAAGATACCCAAAGGAAACGGCGAGACTTGGCAACGACTCATCCTCAATCGCCACTGGTTGAGGCGACGGGATGGGTGAGGAATGCCAAAGGTGAGGTAGAGTTGGTGGCTCACGCACCGGATGTTACTCCTCAAAATCCTTGGTCTAGACCCCCAGATTGCCAGACGTTTAACTCCCAACGGTAA